The Gammaproteobacteria bacterium DNA segment GGCGATATTTTTCATTTTCGCGATACCTCCGCCACCTCCGGCCTCTGAGTCAAAGTAGTTGTCCGCGGCGCGCAGCAAGCTCTGGATATGCCAGAGCAGTTCGTTCTCGGCCAGTTCCAGCTCATTCAGGTCGGGCAATACATCGTCCTCTCCATCCTGGATGCCCGCCAGCCACGACAAGGTCTCGTCGCCCTCCAGACCCGCCGCCGCCGTTTTGGTCAGCACGTTGTTGATGGACATCATGAGCACATTGGCCACCTTGCATGGCCGGCTGCCCCGCGCCTGCTCCAGCAACGCCCGCTGGAAAAGGATCAGGTGCTTGCGCACTTCATGAATCGCCGTGGACCGCCGATGAACCACCTCAGCCATGGCCCGAATCCCGCCGTAGGGATTGATATGCACGGGCTTGAGATTGGATTTCTTCAAGATGGAGGACATGGCGCGATAGACCTCCAGCGAGTGGGTGACATCGTTCATTTGCAAATAGGGCAGGACGTCACGCAGGGTGCGTCCCGTGCCTTTGAACTGGTTCACACGGATAGCCAGCACGCTGTCCGCCATGCCGATCACTTTGCCCAGCAAACCGAGTTGCCGGCAGGTCCTGCCATCGGGATAACCGGTCCCGTCACAGCGTTCATGGTGCTCCCGCACGGCGCTTGGAACTTGCGGATCCAGATCGGGCACGGCAAGCAAAAAGCGCTGCCCGGTGATGACGTGGGACTGCAACACCCGCCATTCCTCCGGCT contains these protein-coding regions:
- a CDS encoding HD domain-containing protein, with translation YQLHIALRFESDLKATLIDMDIHPWVLQKLTVLKQCLPQWFEKAVFGAWLAGLVVREMSLGQPMIDAALIAGWTHDVGFLRIDPAVLFKKGRLEPEEWRVLQSHVITGQRFLLAVPDLDPQVPSAVREHHERCDGTGYPDGRTCRQLGLLGKVIGMADSVLAIRVNQFKGTGRTLRDVLPYLQMNDVTHSLEVYRAMSSILKKSNLKPVHINPYGGIRAMAEVVHRRSTAIHEVRKHLILFQRALLEQARGSRPCKVANVLMMSINNVLTKTAAAGLEGDETLSWLAGIQDGEDDVLPDLNELELAENELLWHIQSLLRAADNYFDSEAGGGGGIAKMKNIAAGVRDALAQAKAAGRK